In Fusobacterium nucleatum, the genomic stretch AATCTTTGCACTTGCAGATTGGTTTTCTCCTGCTGATATAGAAGCACCTACTTTAGAAGAAGTACAATTCTTTGATAGAAAAACATTTAAACCTATATTAATAGATGAAGTACCAGATTTAATATTTACAGAAGTTATGAGGGATATTGATTTGGTTGTAAGTGTTGCACATGTTGGAGATGTTGACCCTGAAGCAAGCCATTCAACTATTGAAATGAGAAAGGCTATTGTTGAATTTAACTGTAAGCTATTTAAATTGAAAAATGTTACATTTGCTGAAAATCATGCTTTGATTAAGGGAGAAAGAGCTGAATATTCTATACACTTAGGAAGTGGACTTATTCATCAAAAAGCAGGAAGTGCTATAAATGTATTACCAGTGCATTCTCAACATAGAGGTAGAGTGTTCTTACCATTTATAGATGATGACCCTAAGACAGCTGAAATTATGGCTAAGGTACTCCTATTTGCACAAGATGATAAGATTAAAGATGTATTTATTTTGGAACAAATAAAATAAAAAAATCTGGGAATACCTGCCAGAGTAATCCCCACATAAAATCTTTACTAATTAAAATTAGTAAGTATTTTTAGATAGTAGTAAAAATATTACAACTATCACAATAAGTAACACAAGTTTTTTCACTCTTTCACCTCCTTTAAAAAGGGATGTTAGAGGGGAAAATGGCATTTTATTATATCATAAAACTTGATTTTTTTATATAATTATGCTAAAATTACTTAAATAAGTAATATGAGTTTATAAATGGCTAAAATAGCACCTATGCCAGTAGGTGCTATTTTTTATATTAACAGCCAATCTTTAAAATTAGTTTGACTAAAATTTTTTATTATGTTAAAGTTTTTTAAAGGGGTGGAAATTATGTATCATTCAAGATGGAAAAATAGCCATAGGGAAGCAGGACTTACCTATGGAGATAGATTGTATAAAAATAATATTATTATTAACTTCAAATCTTATTTAACTAAAGAAAAAATAAATTATGCAGAGCAAGTTTTTGATATTTACAATGGATATTATCCTGAAATAATTGAAGAAATAAAAGGATTTGCTGAAGGACAACATACAGATTTTAAAATAGTATTTGCTTTTTTAGTAACTATGTATATTTTTACTTATAATAATTATTGTTCAATGCTTGCATTAACAAATAAAAATTGCTTAGTTTTTGCTAGAAATAGTGATTTTTTAGTTGATATCAAAAAGGTTTCTGATAGCACTTTTTATAAATTAAATTCAAATTTTTCATTTATTGGAAATACCACAGCGATGATACAAATAGAAGATGGAATAAATGAAAAAGGTCTTGCTTGTGGATTAACTTTTGTATATCCAACAGTCAAAAACTATGGTTTCAATGCAGGTTTTTTGATTAGATATATACTTGAAAAGTGTGAAACTACACAACAAGCAGTTGATTTTTTAAATAAAGTTCCAATTGGTTCATCACAAAATATTATCATAATTGATCGTTTTAGAAATTTGGCAGTAGCTGAATTAAATAGTTCTCATAAAACCATTAGAATTAATGAGGCTAATGTTGTATATAGGACAAATCATTTCATTGAACAAACTATGTTAAAGTATAAATACCCTGGAGAAGATGATGTTTTTTCTCATCTTAGGTATAAAACATTAAATTCACAAAATTATACAGGTTTTAATTTATCTGATATTTTTGAATTATTAAAAGGAAAAAATGGCTTTATATGTCAATATGACAAAACAAAGAAATTTGATACAATTTGGTCATCTATTTTTGATATAAAGAATAAAGTTATTTATAGATGTGAGGGAAATCCAAAACAAAAAAAATTTATTATTGATAAAAGATTAAAATTTTCTTTTTAATATAAATTAATTTATAATTACAATAAAAAATTATTATAATAATTACAATGATTATTTTTTAGGAGGAATTTTATGAAAAAAATTTTATTATTACTCGTTTCTATATTTTTTATTTCTAATAATATTTTTGCTACTACTGGTGATAAGTATATTTTCTATTTAGATAATCCAACTAATAAAAATATAGAGATAACCTTAGATAGCAAGTTATATAAATTGAAACCAAAGACTTATGAAGTTTTAAACTTAAAAATGGGAGAACATATTGCTGAATTATCAGATGGAACAAAGGTATATTTTAAGATTTTTGCTAATTCTAAGGGAGGTATTATTAATCCAAGTGGAGCAGCTTACACTATTGATAATTCTATTCGTTACCAAAGTCAAAGAATTTGTGTTGATTGGCAGGAGCCACAAGATACTGTTCTTCCTACAATAGATGATTTCATAATAGATAAAAATTATATAGCTTGGGAATATGATATTTTTGAGGAAGTCACTGATGAAAGTATGCCAAAGAAACTTTCACCTGAAGTGGATATTTATGTATTTACTAAAATATATAGTCCTTCTGAATTTAAAGATGTTGATTATGATATAGAAAAGCCAAAAGCTAATTTACCCAAAATAGATAGTGACTACAATATTCCAAAAAATGAAGATAAAACTTTTCAAAATTATATTAAACAAATTATAGCCTTAGATAAGGCTTACACGGATACAAATGATGCTAAAAAACAAAAGAAAATATTAAAAGAATATGATAAAATAGCTAAGATAATATGGTCAGATTATTCAAAATATAATATTACTGAAGGTTCTTATGACAAAGTAAATCTAAAAGCTTTAAATTTAAAGAGTTTAGATAGAGGAGTTATTATAACTAAAATAGAGGAATAAAAAAGAGGACATTTTTGTCCTCTTTATTGGAGATTTATTATTTCAAAATTAAAAAATATACTTATAGTCTTTCCTTAACACTTATACTTGTAACTTCTATCTTAAACACTACAACACCATTGAGCATAGGTTCTGGAAATTCCCAATCTTTTTCCCCTGTACTTTGAAACATAATTTCATTTAAAGCCTTAGCTTTTTCCTCTTTATCTTCTACAAATGAAATTATACCTATTCCCATAA encodes the following:
- a CDS encoding C45 family autoproteolytic acyltransferase/hydolase; translation: MLKFFKGVEIMYHSRWKNSHREAGLTYGDRLYKNNIIINFKSYLTKEKINYAEQVFDIYNGYYPEIIEEIKGFAEGQHTDFKIVFAFLVTMYIFTYNNYCSMLALTNKNCLVFARNSDFLVDIKKVSDSTFYKLNSNFSFIGNTTAMIQIEDGINEKGLACGLTFVYPTVKNYGFNAGFLIRYILEKCETTQQAVDFLNKVPIGSSQNIIIIDRFRNLAVAELNSSHKTIRINEANVVYRTNHFIEQTMLKYKYPGEDDVFSHLRYKTLNSQNYTGFNLSDIFELLKGKNGFICQYDKTKKFDTIWSSIFDIKNKVIYRCEGNPKQKKFIIDKRLKFSF